The nucleotide sequence GATTCTCGTTCATGTGCTTTTGATTATTTAACATTGATTGCTGTTGTTCTTTAACATACGTAATTGATTAACGTTGTTCTTACTCGTTATTTGCTGTTGATTTTATTGGTCCTTAACATAAGTGTTTACTTGTTTTGGTTGCAGATAAACGATAATGGGACGATACAGTTACAGCCAGCCTTCTTCCTCCTCACACTCTCCAGACTTAACCTCCCTCCTTGAAGCCGAATGTGAGATGTACGCGGCTGAAGCTGAGATTACTCGGTGGAATGCAGAAGCCAGTGACTGGGAACCATCAGCAGAGGGTGATGATGGCATCCCAAGGACATGCTACTGTGGTTCAGAGCCAGTTCACGGATACTCCCAAACGCCAAAAGATCCATACCGACGTTACATAACGTGCTCCAATGCCGATGATAGAGACTGCCACGTCTGGAAATGGTGGGACGTGGCGGTGGAGGAGGAGCTGAGAGAGTTTCAGAGGGAGCTTAATGCGGTTAAGGGTGAAGC is from Brassica napus cultivar Da-Ae chromosome A4, Da-Ae, whole genome shotgun sequence and encodes:
- the LOC106372886 gene encoding uncharacterized protein At4g04775-like isoform X2, with product MGRYSYSQPSSSSHSPDLTSLLEAECEMYAAEAEITRWNAEASDWEPSAEGDDGIPRTCYCGSEPVHGYSQTPKDPYRRYITCSNADDRDCHVWKWWDVAVEEELREFQRELNAVKGEANQREQKLLRLEKQVSEFTKKKSGAKLMVFSLVLGLVLLIVLGILGKDSEDWGVRALFL
- the LOC106372886 gene encoding uncharacterized protein At4g04775-like isoform X1 — its product is MGRYSYSQPSSSSHSPDLTSLLEAECEMYAAEAEITRWNAEASDWEPSAEGDDGIPRTCYCGSEPVHGYSQTPKDPYRRYITCSNADDRDCHVWKWWDVAVEEELREFQRELNAVKGEANQREQKLLRLEKQVSEFTKKKSGAKLMVFSLVLGLVLLIVLGELLPFIFSSLICIINIESV